CCAAGGCCGAAGTATTGGTCTTGGAAGTTTGGTGTTTGACCTTTAGAAATCCAACCGGATTTTAGTGATCAGCACCTTCCGGGCGGATGGGGGGGAATTGTTCCGAAGCCCTCACCCTCCACTCGTCTTCCGGATGGTTCAAATGCAACCAGCCGTTTGCAAAATCCCAACGACCATCCAAATCCAAAAAATCCCAGAAAATTGCCTGGTTCATGTATTTGTAGGTGTCGAGTAGATCGAGTAGGTCCCGTTGTTTTCGGGGGGAGTTTTCCATTCTATTCCAGTTTCGGTAAGATGCCCCCCTGGTCGATGTTTTTTATGGACAAAACGAATCGATTCTGCCGAAAATGATACCAGACTATGGCAATCACGAAGGAAAAAAAGGCTGACTTCAACGACAAACTGGTAGATTTCAAAAACTACCTAGAAGAACTGAAAAAAGAAGCCAATATCTACAAAGTCCAAGCCAAAAAAAGTAAGGATATGGAACCTTATTTTAATCTTTCCCTTGCCATCAATTCCATCAAAACAATTAACACCTGTATTGTGATCAATGAACTGTCTACTGCCATCTTAGAAATCAATAACAACAACTATCTTGAAACAGCAAGAAAGGAAATTTATAATACGATTTCCTATATTGAAAAAACAGTGGGAAACAACGTTGATGGATCTCTTTCTGAAAACAAAGAACTTCTAGCCAAAATCGAAAGGTTCACTCCCACCCAGAGACTGAACCTAATCAAAGGTCTACTACAAGCGATGAAAAAAACCATCGCGGCCTTTGGAACTAACTCCAAATGGAAATGGTCGTGGCCTGACATCAATTTTCGGATTGCCGCTTGCACGAAAAATCTTTTTGATTTTATTGCTTATGAAAAAGAACAGGATTTGGAAAATCCTTATTACTACATCCGCAAAGAACACTTCAATCTTGTCATAGAACTTGCTAACCAAGCAGCACAGGATTATAGGACAAAATTTGAAATGTCTACACAAGATTCCACAGATTTGAAACATTCTGTTGAAATGTTGGAGATGAACCGCAAAATTTTCCAAATTACTGGCGAAAACGAAGATTTGGAAAAAACAAAAACTCTCATCGAGTCCTTCCAACAAAAAATCGCCGACCTCGAATCCGACGATAAAAAGAAAAAAAAGAAACAATAATCGACGATTTTCCCTAGAATCCCCAGTCTAGTTTATAGAAAGGGCAATACTTTTCAAAAGGAGATTTCGAAATATGGCACTAACGGAAATCACTGACGCCAATTTCAAAGCAGAGACTGCTAAAGGCGTTGTTTTAGTGGATTGTTGGGCGGAATGGTGCGGACCTTGTCGAATGGTGGCTCCCGTTCTAGATGAACTATCACAAGAAATGGCTGATATCAAAATTACAAAGCTAAATGTTGATTTCAATCAGAAGACAGCGCAGGAATTGGGAATCCAGTCCATCCCTACTCTTCTTCTCTATAAAGACGGAGTTTTAGTGGATAAGGCAATTGGTGCTTTACCAAAACCGCAAATTAAAAAATTTATAGAAAATCACAAGTAGGAAATAAATTATCCCCTAATGGTCAGTTCAGAACCGAATGGTTTTACCGCTCTCCCTAGAGGGGGATATTTAGTCGATACTTCGGAAGGGTACATCCAAATTGGATCCCCTCCCGAAACAATTAAAGACACCATGGGGTTAGAAAAAAAAACCCCTCTGGTGTTTGTTCTTCCGAATAAATTCTTCCATGTCGAAAAAGGCATCTCCATTGCGGAGTTAGAATTCCCCATTTACTTTAACTTCTTCTTTCGGGGCGGAAAAAAAACATTTATCGTTTGTTCTCCCGAACAAAAAGAGCAGCTAACTATTGTTCTCGGGGAGTCTCTTATGGGACCACAAGAACTCAACTTAGCTTCTGAGTTTATTGATGGAACGGAAAGTTTTGGTTTTCCCGACATCAAAGCTGAAATGGCACATTTCCGTAGTTACAAAACAATGGAAGAAGTAGTTGAGTTTGTTCTATTTGATGAAAACCACAAAGCACAATTTGGAAAGATCACCATCGAGCAACTTCCCTCCAATGAATTTCTGATCGTTGATGGTGATAAAGAAATCAAAACTCCGGGTGAGGTCGACTTCCATGTGAAGTATGATATCGGAAAGAGATTAGAAGAACCTTTCCAACCTCCTCTCATCGGAATCACTTGCCTTGGACCTTCTCACGGGTTTGATCCCACAGACAACACATCAGGTTTTATCATTTGGCTAAACGGCCAAGGGATTATGGTAGACCCGCCAGTCAACTCCACCGAGTGGTTACGCGAATCCAATGTAAATCCCAAGTTTATCAACTCCATCATTCTTACCCACTGCCATGCAGACCATGATGCGGGAACCTTCCAAAAGATTTTAGAAGAATCCAAAATCACGATTTATGCCACAGCAACCGTGATGGAATCCTTTCTTAAAAAATATTGCAGCCTAACAAAGATTCCGCGAAAAGAAATTACGGATCTATTTGATTTTATCCCGGTCGTCATGGGAAGGCCTACCATCATCAATGGCGGGGAATTTTATTTTCACTATGCCCTGCATTCCATTCCTTCTGTGGGATTTGAATTCTTTTTCCAAGACCAATCCTTCTATTATACTTCCGACCATTTAAATGATCCAGAAGCCTTCGAAGAAATGTATAAAAAAGGTGTGTTTCCGGAATCCAGATACCAGTTTCTCAAAGATTTTCCTTGGGATCGTAAAATCATCTACCATGAAGCGGGAGTCCCTCCCCTCCATACTAAGATCAGTTATCTGGCTTCCTTACCGGAAGAAGTTCAAAAACGTATTACTGTTTATCATATTGCTGCCAAAGATATGCCGGAAGGAAATCACCTAACCCTTGCTAAATTTGGAATTGAAAATACCTTGTATCCGGAAATCACTCCTCCCAAACACCAAGAGGCTTTCCAACTTTTAGAAATTCTTTCCCAAATTGATATTTTCTCTGGATTCCCCATTGAGAAGGCCAAAGAATTTTTACAAATCGTGAAGGAAGAAAGGTTTCGCCGCGGAGAACAAATCATCAAAAAGGGAACTCACGGGGACCGCTTTTTTATCATCGCATCAGGGAACGTTCGTTTCGAAGGACTTTCCGGGGACCATTCGGCGGTCAAACGATACGGAACTTACGAATACTTTGGAGAAGCCTCGCTGATTTTGGATACAGCCCGCCAAGCAGACGTGTATGCGGAAACCGATGTTCTCGCCCTCACCATCGAAAAAACTCGTTTTTTTCAGTTCATCCGAGGATCCAAACTCCACGAAAACCTAATCAAACTCAATAGCATTCGGGAAACCAATACCTGGAAAACACTCACCGAATCCCAAACGTTTCGGGGTCTTACCAGTTACCAAGTCACCCAACTCGAGCTTATCTTAAAACTAGAAACTGTAAAAAAGGAAGCCGCCCTCATTGAAGAAGGTCATACCTTCCACAATGCCTTCATTGTCCGGTCTGGAACCGTGGTGGTCATGCAAAACCACAAAACCATCCGGGAACTGGGTGCTGGGGACTTTGTGGGCGAGATCTATTCCCTGACGAAAAACCTTCCTTCCAATTTTAGTTTCATCGCCTGGCCGGGAACGGAACTCTATGTCCTCTCCGAAGAAGATGCCATTCAGTACATCAAGAAAAATCCCGGTGTGTACATGAAGCTGAACACTGTTTATAATTGACCTCATTTCGCCATTTCTGTAACATTTCCATATCAAGGAGTCACAAATCACATGGAGCGTATCCTCCCCTTTACTGAAGAACACCATCAATTCCGCGAGATGGCTCGGAAATTTTTTGAAACAGAAGTAAAACCACACCACGAAGAATGGGAAAAAAACCATATCGTACCCAAAGAAGTTTGGAGAAAGGCAGGCGACAATGGCCTACTTTGCCCAGATGTTCCTACTGAATATGGTGGGTCTGGTGCTGACTTTCTTTACAATATCATCATCATTGAAGAATCCTCCCGCGTAGGAAATAGTGGATTCTTTATCTCCCTCCACAATGACGTGATTGCCCCTTACATCTCCACTTATGCAAACGACGAACAAAAAAAACGTTGGTTGCCTAAATGTGCGTCGGGGGAATCCATTCTTGCTGTGGCAATGACGGAACCTGGTGCTGGTTCGGATTTAAAATCCCTTCGCACCAGTGCCGTTGATATGGGTGATCACTTCGTGGTGAACGGACAAAAAACGTTTATTTCGAACGGACAACTAGCAGACCTTATCATCACTGCCGTCAAACACGACAATGGAACCATTTCCCTTATAATGATTGAAGAAGGAATGAAGGGTTTTGAAAGAGGCCGTAACCTAGATAAAATTGGTCTCAAAGCCCAAGACACTTCTGAGTTGTATTTTAATGATGTGATTGTCCCAAAAACAAACCTCATCGGCAAACAAGGACAAGGTTTTCGTTACCTCATGCAAAAGTTAGCACAAGAACGTTTAGTACTTTCTGTAGCAGCCGTAGAGGCAACAAGACTCGTTCAAAAAATCACTCTCCAATACATCAAAGAACGGAAAGCTTTCGGTCAAAAGATCGGTTCCTTCCAAAACACCAAATTCAAAATGGCGGAAATGGCAACGGAACTAGAAATGGCTCAAGTATTCTGCGATAAGGTTGTCATGGAACACATGAAAGGCGAAAACACAACTGCGGAAGCCTCTATGTGTAAATGGTATACAACGGAGATGCAAAAACGCCATACAGATGAGTGTTTACAATTCTTTGGTGGTTACGGTTATATGATGGAGTATCCAATTGCAAGAGCTTACCTCGATGCAAGGATCCAAACCATTTATGCAGGAACTACAGAGATTATGAAAGAAATCATTGGTCGCAGTTTAGGATTATAATTTCGATCCGTTAGACAAATCCCATTTTTAAAAAATGGGGAATCAAAAGTTTTCAATGAGAGAACCCGGCGCATTTGGCCGGGTTTTTGCTTTAAGGAGCGTTCTTGTATCTGAAAAGAGCCGACTCAATTCGTATCGAAATCATCGGCAAATATATTTCATACTAAACTTTAGAACTATCTATATTTGCTTCCTCTTCCGCAGTTTCCTTTCGTAGGTCTGTTGTCAATCGCATGGAACAAAAATGAGGGCCGCACATCGAACAAAAATGGGCTTTTTTCATTCCATCTTGTGGGAGGGATTCATCGTGATAGGAACGTGCGAGTTCTGGATCGAGAGATAAGGCAAATTGGTCTTCCCAACGAAATTCAAACCTGGCTTTACTCAGTAAGTCATCTCTTTCTTTGGCACCGGGATGACCTTTCGCAAGATCGGCCGCAT
The sequence above is drawn from the Leptospira sp. WS4.C2 genome and encodes:
- the trxA gene encoding thioredoxin — translated: MALTEITDANFKAETAKGVVLVDCWAEWCGPCRMVAPVLDELSQEMADIKITKLNVDFNQKTAQELGIQSIPTLLLYKDGVLVDKAIGALPKPQIKKFIENHK
- a CDS encoding cAMP/cGMP-dependent 3',5'-cyclic-AMP/GMP phosphodiesterase → MVSSEPNGFTALPRGGYLVDTSEGYIQIGSPPETIKDTMGLEKKTPLVFVLPNKFFHVEKGISIAELEFPIYFNFFFRGGKKTFIVCSPEQKEQLTIVLGESLMGPQELNLASEFIDGTESFGFPDIKAEMAHFRSYKTMEEVVEFVLFDENHKAQFGKITIEQLPSNEFLIVDGDKEIKTPGEVDFHVKYDIGKRLEEPFQPPLIGITCLGPSHGFDPTDNTSGFIIWLNGQGIMVDPPVNSTEWLRESNVNPKFINSIILTHCHADHDAGTFQKILEESKITIYATATVMESFLKKYCSLTKIPRKEITDLFDFIPVVMGRPTIINGGEFYFHYALHSIPSVGFEFFFQDQSFYYTSDHLNDPEAFEEMYKKGVFPESRYQFLKDFPWDRKIIYHEAGVPPLHTKISYLASLPEEVQKRITVYHIAAKDMPEGNHLTLAKFGIENTLYPEITPPKHQEAFQLLEILSQIDIFSGFPIEKAKEFLQIVKEERFRRGEQIIKKGTHGDRFFIIASGNVRFEGLSGDHSAVKRYGTYEYFGEASLILDTARQADVYAETDVLALTIEKTRFFQFIRGSKLHENLIKLNSIRETNTWKTLTESQTFRGLTSYQVTQLELILKLETVKKEAALIEEGHTFHNAFIVRSGTVVVMQNHKTIRELGAGDFVGEIYSLTKNLPSNFSFIAWPGTELYVLSEEDAIQYIKKNPGVYMKLNTVYN
- a CDS encoding acyl-CoA dehydrogenase family protein is translated as MERILPFTEEHHQFREMARKFFETEVKPHHEEWEKNHIVPKEVWRKAGDNGLLCPDVPTEYGGSGADFLYNIIIIEESSRVGNSGFFISLHNDVIAPYISTYANDEQKKRWLPKCASGESILAVAMTEPGAGSDLKSLRTSAVDMGDHFVVNGQKTFISNGQLADLIITAVKHDNGTISLIMIEEGMKGFERGRNLDKIGLKAQDTSELYFNDVIVPKTNLIGKQGQGFRYLMQKLAQERLVLSVAAVEATRLVQKITLQYIKERKAFGQKIGSFQNTKFKMAEMATELEMAQVFCDKVVMEHMKGENTTAEASMCKWYTTEMQKRHTDECLQFFGGYGYMMEYPIARAYLDARIQTIYAGTTEIMKEIIGRSLGL